The following coding sequences are from one Calditrichota bacterium window:
- the aroC gene encoding chorismate synthase, translating into MRYLTAGESHGPALVGIIEGLPAGLEIDIGVVNLQLSRRQQGYGRGGRMKIEKDEAVILSGVRHGKTLGSPVAVMIKNRDWENWRESMSVEKLDDLSSVTKVTIPRPGHADLPGAGKYGHEDLRNVLERASARETAIRVAIGAIAGQLLRQFGIQIVSHVKRIGDVLSSFSLISWTSAEKNQWQGRLQDLYARVEQSPVRCFSKEVGEKMCQEIDLAKEKGESLGGEIEIGTFFLPPGLGSHVHWDRKLDGKIAGAMMSIPAIKCVEIGIGKLAGGTWGSDVHDEIFTDENGNIFRRTNRAGGLEGGMTNGEPIVVKCTMKPIPTLMRPLRSVDLETKQAVSAHKERSDVCAVPAAAVVAESVLALVLADEFCEKFGGDSIEETRRNFENYLEKLP; encoded by the coding sequence ATCAGATATTTGACTGCCGGTGAATCGCATGGACCAGCCCTGGTGGGAATTATAGAGGGGTTACCCGCTGGTCTGGAAATTGATATTGGCGTGGTAAATCTTCAGCTCTCCCGACGTCAGCAAGGTTACGGTAGAGGCGGTCGCATGAAAATTGAGAAAGACGAGGCAGTTATTTTGTCTGGCGTGCGGCATGGAAAGACTCTCGGTAGCCCGGTGGCGGTGATGATTAAAAATCGAGATTGGGAAAACTGGCGGGAAAGTATGAGTGTCGAAAAATTGGATGATTTGAGCAGTGTAACAAAAGTCACCATTCCCAGACCTGGACATGCTGATTTACCCGGGGCGGGAAAATACGGACATGAAGATTTACGTAACGTCTTGGAACGCGCCAGTGCCAGAGAAACTGCCATTCGGGTGGCAATAGGCGCAATTGCGGGACAGTTGCTGCGACAATTTGGGATTCAAATTGTCAGCCACGTAAAGCGCATTGGAGACGTGCTGAGTTCTTTTTCGCTCATTTCGTGGACTTCCGCAGAAAAAAATCAGTGGCAAGGACGTTTGCAAGACCTTTACGCTCGTGTGGAACAATCACCGGTTCGCTGCTTCTCAAAAGAGGTCGGGGAGAAGATGTGCCAAGAAATTGATCTGGCAAAAGAAAAAGGGGAGTCTCTGGGGGGTGAAATCGAAATCGGCACTTTTTTTCTGCCGCCCGGGCTGGGCAGCCATGTGCATTGGGATAGAAAATTAGACGGGAAAATTGCCGGCGCCATGATGAGCATTCCGGCAATAAAATGTGTGGAAATCGGAATAGGAAAACTCGCGGGAGGAACATGGGGGTCTGATGTTCATGATGAAATTTTCACGGATGAAAACGGAAATATTTTTCGACGAACGAATCGCGCCGGCGGACTGGAAGGGGGAATGACCAACGGCGAGCCGATTGTCGTCAAGTGTACAATGAAACCGATTCCCACGCTGATGAGACCGCTGCGTTCCGTTGATCTGGAAACAAAGCAAGCAGTTAGTGCCCACAAGGAACGTTCGGACGTATGCGCCGTCCCAGCAGCGGCAGTAGTGGCGGAATCCGTTTTGGCGCTCGTTTTGGCAGATGAATTTTGCGAAAAATTTGGAGGAGATTCGATTGAGGAAACGAGGCGGAATTTTGAGAATTACTTGGAAAAACTACCTTGA
- a CDS encoding prephenate dehydrogenase → MRFSTICVIGTGLIGGSLLLSLRRQKIGERLIAVDLPETIQRLEKMGIVDETYSNKELAGAVENADLIFVATQISLIEQLLPEIARHARPGAVISDVGSSKRRIVEIAAQVFSSQQYFVGGHPMAGSEKSGFDAADPFLFENCFYILTPQPKTPNDIIENLADLLAEIGAKILVLDSATHDRIAAGVSHLPQMLAVSLVNFINRCNEQQPHFLQLAAGGFRDMTRIASSPFAMWEDICRTNDEQILSFLDQFIDYLSEFRNQFEINFLKKQFEDAARIRLSIPRDTKGFINPNYDIAVVVDDKPGVIARMATVLAEHKINIRDIEVLKVRLLEGGTIRLSFETKQDREDAMKLLRGIGFECRKR, encoded by the coding sequence ATGCGATTTTCAACGATATGCGTTATCGGTACGGGACTCATTGGCGGCTCACTTTTGTTGTCGCTGCGTCGGCAAAAAATAGGGGAGAGGCTCATCGCGGTCGACTTGCCGGAGACGATTCAACGACTTGAAAAAATGGGCATTGTTGATGAGACTTATTCGAACAAGGAGTTAGCTGGTGCGGTGGAAAATGCAGATTTGATTTTTGTGGCCACGCAAATAAGCCTCATCGAACAACTTCTGCCGGAAATAGCCCGCCACGCACGGCCTGGCGCTGTCATTTCTGATGTTGGCAGCAGCAAACGTCGCATTGTGGAAATAGCTGCACAGGTGTTCTCTTCGCAGCAATATTTTGTCGGAGGACATCCCATGGCTGGCTCCGAAAAGAGCGGGTTTGACGCGGCGGACCCGTTTTTGTTTGAAAATTGTTTTTACATTTTAACGCCGCAGCCAAAAACGCCAAATGATATTATTGAAAATCTGGCAGATCTATTGGCTGAAATCGGCGCTAAAATTTTGGTGCTCGATTCCGCAACGCACGATCGCATTGCTGCCGGCGTGAGTCATTTGCCGCAGATGTTAGCTGTCTCTCTCGTTAATTTCATCAATCGCTGCAACGAACAGCAGCCACATTTTTTGCAATTGGCTGCCGGCGGATTTAGGGACATGACACGCATCGCTTCCAGTCCGTTCGCCATGTGGGAAGATATTTGCCGCACAAATGACGAACAGATTCTTTCTTTTTTGGATCAATTTATTGATTATCTTTCTGAATTCCGGAATCAATTTGAAATCAATTTTTTGAAAAAGCAATTCGAGGATGCTGCCAGAATCAGACTTTCCATTCCCAGAGACACAAAAGGTTTTATCAATCCAAATTACGACATCGCCGTAGTTGTGGATGACAAACCGGGTGTCATCGCCAGGATGGCAACTGTCCTCGCTGAACATAAAATCAACATTCGCGATATTGAAGTGCTGAAAGTAAGATTGTTGGAGGGCGGAACCATTCGACTTTCGTTTGAAACAAAACAGGACAGAGAGGATGCGATGAAATTGCTGCGCGGAATTGGCTTTGAGTGCAGAAAGAGGTGA
- a CDS encoding HAD family phosphatase, giving the protein MEGDWKGMVQHIIFDLGQVLVRVAFLDFAQRFAELFNTDAQLILNADDRDPHKKFFVGEISGEEFHREICALFGKNVSLEEFKKLWLGMLDGEIPESVAIVEELAQRNFSLSILSNIDAWHYDYCERNFSVMRLFSKKFLSFALRMKKPDPEIFKLVARELQTKPERCLLIDDTAENIEAAKKVGYQTIHFTDGCSLREILSQMSLLEN; this is encoded by the coding sequence ATGGAAGGCGACTGGAAAGGTATGGTGCAGCACATTATTTTTGATCTGGGACAGGTTTTGGTCAGAGTTGCGTTTTTGGACTTTGCCCAAAGATTTGCGGAACTATTCAATACAGATGCGCAATTGATTTTGAATGCGGACGACAGGGACCCCCACAAGAAATTTTTCGTGGGGGAAATTTCTGGCGAAGAGTTTCACCGCGAAATTTGTGCATTGTTTGGGAAAAATGTTTCATTGGAAGAGTTCAAAAAACTCTGGCTGGGCATGTTGGATGGCGAGATTCCGGAGAGCGTGGCAATTGTCGAGGAACTGGCGCAAAGGAATTTTTCGCTATCCATTTTATCCAATATCGATGCCTGGCATTATGACTACTGCGAGCGCAATTTTTCGGTGATGCGGCTTTTCTCGAAAAAGTTTCTTTCTTTTGCTTTGCGAATGAAAAAACCGGATCCGGAAATATTCAAACTTGTCGCGCGGGAGTTGCAAACAAAACCCGAGCGATGCCTTTTGATTGACGACACTGCGGAGAATATTGAAGCGGCAAAAAAAGTGGGCTATCAAACGATTCATTTCACTGATGGTTGCAGTTTACGAGAAATCTTGAGTCAAATGAGTTTGCTGGAAAATTGA
- a CDS encoding shikimate dehydrogenase — protein MPDAKTGMLGVIGDPIEHSLSPIMHNFIFQKLGLNFCYHAFRVIDRDLPHAIDGFRALNFRGINVTLPHKQNIIQYLDEVHDDAAQLAAVNTVLFSHGKALGFNTDVKGFMNAVINFGVNLEGEKAILLGAGGSARAVALGLLRLGCKEIAIYNRSLPNAQIMAAFLVKKTGISVFFAHDLKDRQLYRDVENAAILVNATNVGMAPDIEKSPLPYDLKLNSKMFVFDLIYNPAETALLSFARKQGVQIQNGLEMLIFQGIASLEIWLGKEIDVSNFFNNLKNKIIEALEENG, from the coding sequence ATGCCTGATGCAAAAACAGGAATGCTCGGCGTCATTGGCGATCCCATCGAGCATAGTTTGTCGCCGATCATGCACAATTTCATTTTTCAGAAACTTGGGCTAAATTTTTGCTACCATGCCTTTCGCGTAATTGACCGGGATTTGCCTCACGCCATTGATGGGTTTCGCGCGTTGAATTTTCGCGGAATAAATGTTACGCTGCCGCACAAGCAAAATATCATTCAATATCTCGATGAGGTTCACGATGACGCAGCGCAGTTGGCGGCGGTAAATACGGTACTTTTCTCGCACGGAAAGGCTTTGGGTTTCAATACGGACGTGAAAGGATTCATGAACGCAGTCATTAATTTTGGCGTAAATTTGGAGGGGGAGAAAGCTATTTTGTTAGGCGCTGGTGGATCAGCGAGGGCAGTGGCGTTAGGATTGTTGCGTCTCGGGTGCAAAGAAATTGCTATTTACAATCGCTCTTTGCCCAACGCGCAAATAATGGCAGCTTTTTTAGTAAAAAAAACTGGCATCAGTGTTTTTTTTGCTCACGATTTGAAAGATCGTCAGCTTTACCGCGATGTCGAGAATGCAGCCATTTTGGTCAACGCAACAAATGTGGGCATGGCTCCGGACATTGAGAAAAGTCCATTGCCCTATGATTTGAAATTGAATTCAAAAATGTTCGTTTTTGATCTGATTTACAATCCGGCGGAGACCGCCTTGCTGAGTTTTGCCCGAAAACAGGGCGTGCAGATACAAAATGGCCTTGAAATGTTAATTTTTCAAGGCATTGCTTCGCTGGAGATATGGTTAGGCAAAGAAATTGACGTCTCCAATTTTTTCAACAACTTAAAAAATAAAATTATCGAGGCATTAGAAGAAAATGGCTAA
- a CDS encoding sugar phosphate isomerase/epimerase, producing MDQPQIFLSSWAIKKSIENGEKRVLDLPALAKENDFQGVEIIDRHLPDLARGTLQHLKNAIVETGIGVTLGISTDFTSDVEFELEAQIQYTKKMLEIAEFFEARSLRILLGGNEFFFQKWMRSKKVDRQSSQLTEIKKKKKLTNWLQKIGIFHILHKLTIQAKRPRPLKEQVKRRVLRALDQIVPLAENRKIPLAIENHWGITTLPENILFFVNHYHSSFLGTCPDLGNFSHWQNRYSEIEKLLPHAKEIHAKTYAFDGSGNEKTIDYGRMISLVREARFSGMIVIEYEGSGDQLENSLHSRDLVLKNWNQS from the coding sequence ATGGACCAACCACAAATTTTTCTGTCATCCTGGGCAATTAAAAAATCGATTGAAAATGGAGAGAAGCGCGTCCTGGATTTGCCGGCGTTGGCGAAGGAAAATGATTTTCAGGGCGTGGAGATCATCGACCGCCATTTACCTGATCTCGCTCGTGGGACTTTGCAGCATCTCAAAAACGCAATTGTCGAAACCGGGATCGGCGTGACATTGGGCATCTCTACGGATTTCACTTCAGACGTGGAGTTTGAATTGGAGGCGCAAATTCAGTACACGAAAAAAATGCTGGAAATCGCGGAATTTTTTGAAGCACGGTCGCTGCGTATTTTACTTGGCGGAAATGAATTTTTTTTCCAAAAATGGATGAGGTCGAAGAAGGTTGATCGGCAAAGTTCCCAGCTAACGGAAATTAAAAAGAAAAAAAAATTGACAAATTGGTTGCAGAAGATCGGAATTTTTCATATTTTACATAAGCTGACAATTCAAGCAAAAAGACCGCGTCCGTTGAAAGAGCAAGTGAAACGCCGGGTGCTGCGTGCGTTAGACCAAATTGTGCCGCTTGCTGAGAACAGAAAAATTCCCCTTGCCATTGAAAATCACTGGGGTATCACAACCTTGCCGGAAAACATTTTATTCTTTGTGAATCATTATCATTCAAGTTTCCTCGGCACATGTCCTGATTTGGGAAATTTTTCGCACTGGCAAAACAGGTACAGTGAAATCGAAAAATTGTTACCTCATGCAAAAGAAATTCACGCCAAGACTTACGCTTTCGATGGCTCGGGAAATGAGAAAACGATTGATTACGGACGAATGATTTCTCTGGTTCGTGAGGCGCGATTTTCCGGGATGATAGTTATTGAATACGAAGGCAGCGGCGATCAATTGGAAAATAGTCTGCATTCCAGAGATTTGGTTTTGAAAAATTGGAATCAAAGTTGA
- a CDS encoding DegT/DnrJ/EryC1/StrS family aminotransferase has product MAKLAINGGDPLRKKPFPKWPVRDENEIKNLREVVESGKWGALHGDKVKTFSEKYAAFHNAKHGICVNSGTTALKIALSAVGIGQGDEVILPAYTFIATATAILDAGAIPVFVDIDPDTYNIDVDKIEEAITDRTRGIMPVHFGGRACDMDKINAIAKKHDLRVVEDAAQAWGSEWNGKRVGALGDAGGFSFQSSKNITAGEGGIILTNDDEIAMFAKSYMNCGRLENGIWYEHYYLGGNFRMTEFQGAVLLAQFDRYWEMKQKREQNAKYLLEKMAQIKGVETLAEDSRITSNSYHLFIFRYKKEYFGDVPKSKFIDAMRKEGFIISAGYSIPLYTQPLMKNQAFGPRGKRVDVGVDYTQYKLPETEKACYEEALWLPQYVLFGEKEDMDDILDGILKIKENIDELK; this is encoded by the coding sequence ATGGCAAAATTAGCGATTAATGGCGGTGATCCGCTACGGAAAAAACCCTTTCCGAAATGGCCTGTGAGAGATGAGAATGAGATCAAGAACTTGAGAGAAGTAGTTGAGAGTGGAAAGTGGGGAGCTTTGCACGGCGACAAAGTCAAAACTTTCAGCGAAAAATATGCCGCATTTCATAATGCCAAGCACGGAATTTGCGTCAACAGCGGCACCACGGCGCTGAAAATTGCGTTGTCTGCAGTCGGAATTGGTCAGGGCGATGAAGTTATTTTACCGGCGTACACTTTTATTGCCACGGCGACAGCAATTCTGGACGCTGGCGCGATTCCCGTTTTTGTCGATATTGATCCCGACACTTACAACATCGACGTGGATAAAATTGAAGAGGCGATCACTGATCGGACGCGTGGCATTATGCCGGTGCATTTCGGCGGACGCGCCTGCGACATGGACAAAATTAATGCCATCGCCAAAAAACATGATCTGCGGGTGGTTGAAGACGCCGCGCAAGCCTGGGGTTCGGAGTGGAATGGCAAAAGAGTCGGCGCTTTGGGCGACGCCGGCGGTTTTAGTTTTCAATCTTCCAAAAACATCACGGCTGGCGAGGGTGGGATTATCCTCACTAACGACGATGAAATTGCCATGTTCGCTAAGTCGTACATGAATTGCGGCCGGCTGGAAAATGGCATTTGGTACGAGCATTACTACCTGGGCGGAAATTTTCGCATGACTGAGTTCCAGGGCGCGGTGCTGCTGGCTCAATTCGATCGTTACTGGGAAATGAAGCAGAAACGCGAACAGAACGCCAAATATTTGCTGGAGAAAATGGCGCAAATCAAAGGAGTCGAAACGCTGGCAGAGGATTCGAGAATAACCAGCAATTCCTATCACCTGTTCATCTTTCGTTACAAAAAAGAATATTTCGGCGATGTGCCCAAATCAAAATTCATCGATGCCATGCGCAAAGAAGGATTTATCATCAGCGCTGGCTACTCGATTCCTCTTTACACGCAACCTTTAATGAAAAATCAGGCATTCGGTCCCCGCGGCAAAAGAGTAGATGTCGGAGTCGATTACACTCAATACAAATTGCCGGAAACTGAAAAAGCTTGTTACGAAGAGGCTCTCTGGCTGCCGCAATATGTACTGTTCGGTGAAAAAGAGGACATGGATGATATCCTCGACGGCATTTTGAAAATCAAAGAAAATATCGATGAACTCAAATAG
- a CDS encoding sugar phosphate isomerase/epimerase yields MIRLAVVSDEISRDFAVAVKVGTEWGIRDFELRYLKSGRVPFVSREEVDTVLHFKEMYGARISALSPGLFQISLRDEAELKQQLEENIYETFRLADRLETKRVIIFGFKKYPREPETNYIQIIHILSRMASLAQKYGFTLLLENLADTWADTGENTAKILNDVNSGSLRANWDLANAYMSGEIPYPYGYLAIRRHLSAIHVKDVKENKSAKFEFAVVGDGEIDWDGQIRAIVSSQETDFLTIETHCQPIPENSRLNVMKMKNLIEKYQLDENYIVK; encoded by the coding sequence TTGATTCGACTGGCTGTCGTTTCGGATGAAATCTCGCGGGATTTTGCCGTTGCGGTGAAGGTTGGTACTGAATGGGGAATTCGTGATTTTGAGTTGCGTTATTTGAAATCGGGCCGAGTGCCATTTGTGTCCAGGGAAGAGGTGGACACAGTATTGCATTTCAAAGAAATGTACGGCGCGCGAATATCGGCGCTTTCGCCCGGCTTGTTTCAAATTTCTTTGCGCGATGAAGCTGAATTGAAGCAGCAGCTTGAGGAAAATATTTACGAAACTTTTCGGCTGGCGGATCGGCTGGAAACCAAACGCGTGATCATTTTCGGTTTCAAAAAATATCCGCGCGAGCCTGAAACCAACTACATTCAGATCATTCACATTTTGTCGCGGATGGCGTCGCTGGCGCAAAAATATGGTTTTACGCTGTTGCTGGAGAATTTAGCGGATACTTGGGCCGACACCGGTGAAAATACGGCGAAAATTCTCAACGACGTCAATTCCGGGAGTCTGCGCGCCAATTGGGATTTGGCGAATGCTTACATGTCCGGAGAAATTCCTTACCCCTACGGTTATCTAGCAATTCGCCGCCATCTTTCGGCGATTCATGTCAAAGATGTCAAAGAGAACAAAAGTGCAAAATTCGAATTTGCCGTTGTCGGCGACGGCGAGATCGATTGGGACGGGCAAATTCGCGCCATCGTATCCAGTCAGGAGACGGATTTTCTCACGATTGAAACGCATTGTCAGCCAATACCGGAAAATTCCCGCCTGAATGTGATGAAGATGAAAAATTTGATAGAAAAATATCAATTGGACGAGAATTATATCGTAAAATGA
- the meaB gene encoding methylmalonyl Co-A mutase-associated GTPase MeaB, whose protein sequence is MKDVIEKYEQGDRRALARLISLIENEDEQSKQILDKIFPRTGHAYRIGITGPPGVGKSTLVDQLTKKFRQQQKKMGIIAVDPTSPFSGGALLGDRIRMNDLATDAGVFIRSMATRGSLGGLAQRAQEVADLLDGFGMVIFETVGVGQSELDIVEAADTTIVVLVPESGDAIQAMKAGLMEIADIFVVNKSDRDGADRTKIEIEYAINLGNDSREWRPPVVQTIASTAVGVEELIEKIERHRAFLVSNDLRTEKKLRRLERIVRQRVAESLQQEFWKQEREKLLQKKLKQALGGETSPYQLSEQLMEDFLK, encoded by the coding sequence ATGAAAGACGTAATTGAAAAATATGAACAGGGCGACAGACGAGCGTTGGCGCGATTAATTTCTCTGATTGAAAATGAAGATGAGCAAAGCAAGCAGATTCTGGATAAAATTTTTCCGCGTACTGGTCATGCCTATCGCATCGGCATTACCGGGCCCCCCGGCGTCGGGAAAAGCACTCTCGTGGATCAGTTGACGAAGAAATTTCGTCAGCAGCAAAAAAAAATGGGCATCATCGCGGTTGATCCGACGAGTCCGTTTTCCGGCGGCGCTCTTCTCGGAGATCGCATTCGAATGAACGATTTGGCGACCGACGCCGGCGTTTTCATCCGCAGCATGGCGACACGCGGCAGTCTCGGCGGTCTGGCGCAGCGGGCGCAAGAGGTCGCGGATTTACTGGATGGGTTCGGCATGGTTATTTTCGAAACCGTCGGCGTGGGGCAATCGGAGTTGGATATCGTTGAAGCCGCGGACACGACAATCGTTGTGCTCGTTCCGGAATCGGGCGATGCCATTCAAGCGATGAAAGCCGGTTTAATGGAAATTGCGGACATTTTTGTCGTTAATAAATCGGATCGGGACGGCGCAGATCGCACGAAAATCGAAATCGAGTACGCTATTAATCTAGGCAATGATTCGCGGGAATGGAGGCCGCCGGTAGTTCAGACAATCGCCAGTACCGCCGTCGGGGTGGAAGAACTGATTGAAAAAATCGAACGTCATCGTGCGTTTCTGGTGAGCAATGATCTTCGCACTGAGAAAAAGTTGAGACGTCTGGAAAGAATCGTTCGACAGCGCGTGGCGGAATCGTTGCAGCAGGAATTCTGGAAACAGGAGCGGGAAAAATTATTGCAGAAAAAGTTGAAGCAAGCGCTTGGCGGCGAGACTTCGCCCTATCAGTTGAGCGAGCAATTGATGGAAGATTTTTTAAAATAG
- a CDS encoding chorismate mutase: MRELENLRARIDKIDGQIVSLLNQRAEIAKRLGKMKKLSGKEIFDASREKIVFDRIKLLNEGPLSEKSLEKIYQTIIRQCREIQK, translated from the coding sequence GTGAGGGAATTGGAGAATTTGCGCGCCCGCATTGACAAGATTGACGGGCAGATTGTTTCTTTGTTGAATCAAAGAGCAGAAATAGCAAAACGCCTTGGCAAAATGAAAAAATTGAGCGGAAAAGAGATCTTCGACGCGAGCAGAGAAAAGATCGTTTTTGACAGGATTAAGTTGTTGAATGAAGGTCCGCTCAGTGAAAAATCTCTGGAAAAAATTTATCAGACAATTATCCGGCAATGTCGTGAAATTCAAAAATAA
- the aroF gene encoding 3-deoxy-7-phosphoheptulonate synthase: protein MVVIMEDQATEEEILVVETKIKSLGYDVHRSDGAERTVIGAVGERRDIDRRNLELLAGVREVISITKSYKLASREFKQEDTIVPCCGAQIGGNNVVMMAGPCAVESREQISEIAEILHGSDVKVLRGGAFKPRTSPYSFQGLGEDGLKFLREAGDKFGMGVISEVLDVSQIEMMENYVDIFQVGARNMQNFWLLKQLGKTKKPVLLKRGMSATVEELLMAAEYIMSSGNYKVILCERGIRTFENSTRNTLDLSAIPVIQKLSHLPIIVDPSHGTGRRDKVAPMARAAVAAGAQGLIIEVHNHPENALSDGAQSLYPEQFEKLMGEIKTIASAVHRKVV from the coding sequence ATGGTGGTAATCATGGAAGATCAGGCGACCGAAGAAGAAATTCTCGTTGTAGAGACCAAGATTAAATCTCTGGGCTACGACGTGCACCGATCCGATGGCGCTGAGCGGACAGTCATCGGAGCTGTTGGCGAACGAAGAGATATTGACCGCAGGAATCTGGAGCTTTTGGCTGGAGTTCGAGAAGTCATTTCCATTACAAAATCTTACAAATTGGCCAGTCGAGAGTTCAAGCAAGAAGACACCATCGTCCCGTGTTGCGGCGCGCAAATTGGCGGCAACAACGTCGTTATGATGGCAGGGCCGTGCGCCGTGGAAAGCAGAGAGCAAATTTCAGAGATTGCAGAGATTTTGCATGGCAGCGACGTGAAAGTGTTGCGCGGCGGCGCTTTTAAACCGCGGACTTCGCCCTACTCGTTTCAAGGTCTGGGAGAAGACGGACTAAAATTCCTTCGCGAAGCTGGCGATAAGTTTGGCATGGGGGTAATTTCCGAAGTTCTCGACGTCAGCCAAATCGAGATGATGGAAAATTATGTGGATATTTTTCAGGTCGGTGCGAGAAATATGCAGAATTTTTGGTTGCTGAAACAATTGGGAAAAACGAAAAAGCCGGTACTTCTCAAACGCGGCATGTCGGCGACGGTTGAGGAATTGCTCATGGCTGCGGAATACATTATGTCTAGCGGAAATTACAAAGTGATTCTTTGCGAGCGCGGAATTCGCACGTTTGAAAACTCCACGCGGAATACGCTGGATTTGTCCGCTATCCCGGTGATTCAAAAATTGAGCCATCTGCCTATTATTGTTGATCCGAGTCACGGAACCGGCCGTCGCGATAAAGTTGCTCCCATGGCGCGGGCTGCCGTGGCTGCCGGCGCGCAGGGATTGATTATCGAAGTGCACAATCACCCGGAAAATGCGTTGTCCGACGGCGCGCAGTCATTGTATCCCGAGCAGTTCGAAAAATTAATGGGAGAAATTAAAACCATCGCTTCTGCGGTTCATCGAAAAGTAGTGTAG
- the aroA gene encoding 3-phosphoshikimate 1-carboxyvinyltransferase: protein MKKVIVPVRKLAGEIELPGDKSISHRALMLTSLADGESEIYNLSACQDVKSTAQCLRELGIKIEMANNRCVVQGKGLVGLNQPDKVLDAGNSGTTMRLLSGILAGQEFPSCITGDESLRRRPMRRIIEPLRAMGAVISGRNDNFAPLCIEKGALKGIEHKLKIASAQVKSSILLAGLFAEGETIVDEPALSRDHTERMLDFLGAEIVAKKRRVVVKSFPRLRAKKIIVPGDISSAAFFLAAAAIVPDSEIRLKNVGMNPSRTGILDVLKMMGKNVRIENFKITNNEEMADLIMTSHKLKGVEIGGALIPRVIDEIPIIAILATQAEGETVIRDAVELRVKETDRIRSVVENLKKMGAQVQELPDGLVIQGSQKLKGTKIDSFGDHRIAMSFAVAGLVAEGETEILGAECADISHPSFFVQLEKIYA from the coding sequence ATGAAAAAAGTTATCGTGCCGGTGAGAAAGTTGGCAGGCGAAATTGAACTTCCCGGCGACAAGTCGATTTCCCATCGGGCGTTGATGCTGACGAGTCTCGCTGATGGGGAAAGCGAAATTTACAATTTGTCCGCTTGTCAGGATGTAAAAAGCACGGCGCAATGTTTGCGGGAATTAGGCATCAAAATTGAAATGGCAAATAACCGCTGCGTTGTTCAAGGGAAAGGATTGGTTGGACTAAATCAGCCGGACAAAGTGCTCGATGCCGGAAACTCAGGAACCACAATGCGGCTTTTGTCCGGGATTTTAGCGGGGCAGGAATTTCCGAGCTGCATTACCGGCGATGAATCGTTGCGAAGACGACCGATGAGGCGCATCATTGAACCGCTGCGAGCAATGGGTGCTGTGATTTCTGGCAGGAATGATAATTTTGCGCCGCTGTGCATTGAAAAAGGCGCGTTGAAAGGAATTGAGCACAAGCTGAAAATTGCCAGTGCGCAGGTGAAGTCGAGCATTTTGTTGGCGGGCCTGTTTGCCGAGGGCGAGACAATTGTGGATGAGCCTGCCCTCTCCCGGGATCACACGGAACGGATGCTGGATTTTTTAGGCGCAGAAATTGTTGCTAAAAAACGCAGGGTTGTTGTTAAATCTTTTCCGCGATTGAGGGCGAAAAAAATTATCGTGCCTGGCGATATTTCGTCCGCTGCTTTTTTTCTGGCAGCCGCGGCGATTGTCCCTGATTCCGAAATTCGCCTCAAAAATGTGGGCATGAATCCGTCTCGTACCGGCATTCTGGATGTGCTGAAAATGATGGGCAAAAACGTGCGCATTGAGAACTTCAAAATTACAAATAACGAGGAAATGGCAGATTTGATCATGACTTCGCACAAGTTAAAAGGCGTCGAAATTGGCGGCGCGCTGATTCCGCGAGTCATTGACGAAATTCCGATTATCGCGATTTTAGCGACTCAGGCAGAAGGAGAAACTGTCATTCGCGATGCCGTGGAATTGCGGGTGAAAGAGACCGACCGCATCCGTTCTGTGGTGGAAAATCTGAAAAAGATGGGCGCTCAAGTTCAGGAATTGCCTGATGGTTTGGTTATTCAGGGAAGTCAGAAGTTGAAGGGCACAAAAATTGACAGCTTTGGCGATCATCGTATTGCCATGTCCTTTGCCGTTGCCGGGCTGGTAGCCGAAGGGGAAACGGAAATTTTAGGAGCTGAGTGCGCGGATATTTCTCATCCGAGTTTTTTCGTACAATTGGAGAAGATTTATGCCTGA